From a region of the Haematobia irritans isolate KBUSLIRL chromosome 4, ASM5000362v1, whole genome shotgun sequence genome:
- the Ptp61F gene encoding protein tyrosine phosphatase 61F isoform X1, translated as MTSTTNSTASSSGGSESSNENMDSSSSSSSSSSSSSTPNNIEMEYNKISGDHNGWQRLYQEIRETCEREANEKHFCTSESEKSQNRCLNRYRDVNPYDHSRIILHRGSVDYINANLVKMARAERKYILTQGPLIDTVGHFWLMVWEQKTRAILMLNKLMEKKQPKCHLYWPERKGPENAMKLSEVKLTVEFLRWTEYKNFCVRWFKLTDLQSNQSRTIIQFHYTTWPDFGVPSSPVAFLYFLKEVRASGALDPSEGPAVVHCSAGIGRSGTFCLVDCCLVLVDKEGVNNVSVQDVLFELRRYRMGLIQTADQLYFSYQAVIEGIKLLKDQKFMNYNEVVYNSVEDHCQQSDEYNLDETPPPLPPRTHSLLPMAGSGADGSLRLNLPGNNSQGKPLPKIPASASFNDDLYAPDNDNTNKDALNNFINNERSSDANMTHRPLPPLPTQNSLDRVHESDSDENEYSEEDSDYHDDEDDDDDESLNEVNDNEAERGFKHKLQQNSIRANENTDEDAKKSNGIEMGNSETTSPDNELRRRKRAERQANIEKKVNDIKRKQRESEENKQSAKKRRSLITYLTAGVVVGVICVYVYSKWT; from the exons gaaattagaGAAACATGCGAACGAGAGGCCAATGAGAAGCATTTCTGTACCAGCGAATCGGAGAAATCGCAAAATCGTTGCTTGAACCGATATAGAGATGTTAATCCATACGATCATTCAAGaatcattttgcacagaggcagTGTAGACTACATCAACGCAAATTTAGTAAAG ATGGCACGCGCCGAACGAAAATACATTTTAACACAAGGACCCTTGATTGATACAGTTGGACATTTTTGGTTAATGGTTTGGGAGCAAAAAACAAGAGCAATCCTTATGTTAAACAAGTTGATGGAAAAGAAGCAACCTAAATGTCATTTATACTGGCCGGAGCGTAAAGGTCCTGAAAATGCGATGAAATTGAGTGAAGTGAAACTAACAGTAGAATTTTTACGTTGGACggaatacaaaaatttctgtgtCCGATGGTTCAA ATTAACTGATTTGCAATCGAATCAAAGCCGTACTATTATACAATTCCACTATACTACCTGGCCAGATTTTGGAGTGCCCAGTTCACCAGTTGCGTTTCTATATTTCCTTAAAGAAGTCCGGGCATCGGGAGCATTAGATCCAAGCGAGGGACCCGCTGTAGTACATTGTAGTGCTGGTATTGGACGTTCTGGTACCTTCTGTTTAGTAGACTGCTGTTTGGTTCTG GTTGACAAGGAAGGTGTAAATAATGTATCGGTCCAGGATGTGTTATTCGAATTAAGAAGATATCGCATGGGCTTAATTCAAACCGCCGATCAACTTTACTTTTCATATCAAGCCGTAATAGAAGGCATAAAACTACTTAAAGATCAg AAATTCATGAACTATAATGAAGTGGTTTACAATTCTGTCGAAGATCATTGCCAACAAAGTGATGAATATAATTTGGACGAAACACCACCGCCTTTACCACCACGTACTCATTCGCTTTTACCCATGGCTGGCAGTGGAGCCGACGGATCTTTAAGACTGAACTTACCCGGTAATAATTCACAGGGCAAGCCTTTGCCAAAAATACCAGCCAGTGCTAGTTTTAATGATGATTTGTATGCACCCGACAATGACAACACCAACAAAGATGCTTTGAACAACTTCATCAACAATGAAAGAAGTTCCGATGCTAATATGACCCATAGACCGTTACCCCCACTGCCAACCCAGAACTCATTAGATCGTGTACATGAGTCGGAtagtgatgaaaatgaatactcTGAAGAAGACAGTGATTATCatgatgatgaagatgatgatgacgatgaatcACTAAATGAAGTCAATGACAATGAGGCTGAAAGAGGGTTTAAACACAAACTTCAGCAAAACAGTATAAGAGCAAATGAAAACACAGATGAAGATGCAAAGAAATCAAATGGCATTGAAATGGGCAACAGTGAAACTACAAG TCCTGATAATGAATTGAGACGTCGAAAAAGGGCAGAACGCCAAGCGAATATCGAGAAAAAAGTGAATGATATCAAGAGGAAACAACGAGAAAGCGAAGAGAACAAACAATCGGCGAAAAAACGAAGGTCATTAATAACTTATTTAACAGCAGGTGTTGTTGTGGGTGTTATCTGTGTTTATGTCTATTCAAAATGGACCTAA